A genomic region of Chloracidobacterium sp. contains the following coding sequences:
- a CDS encoding glycosyltransferase family 2 protein, whose product MELVLKSVFRQRTLPDEILVADDGSTPETKAVVQAFAERSPVPLTHIWHEDNGFRAATIRNKAIARASGPYIIQIDGDIILHRSFIRDHLRSARHGTYLYGTRVRILEKFLPILFSKRQTDFSLFSPGIARTFRALHSDLLSDIVGRPRPFLKWKVLGCNISFWKEDFLSINGYNEEFNGWGLEDTDLAARFHHQGLSGKRLKFNAIAYHIHHPQKENPDLDRNWQVLSCCLEEKTIWAKAGVSQHLAELPNATESLS is encoded by the coding sequence TTGGAGTTAGTACTCAAAAGTGTTTTCCGACAACGAACGCTGCCTGATGAGATACTCGTCGCAGATGACGGATCCACACCCGAGACCAAAGCAGTCGTCCAGGCTTTCGCTGAACGATCGCCCGTACCGCTCACACACATATGGCACGAAGATAACGGGTTCCGCGCGGCCACCATTAGGAATAAGGCCATCGCTCGGGCAAGCGGCCCATACATCATTCAGATCGATGGTGACATAATTCTTCATCGTAGCTTTATTAGAGACCATCTCCGCTCGGCTCGACATGGCACATACCTATACGGCACGAGAGTCCGTATCCTTGAGAAATTCCTACCGATCCTCTTTTCAAAGAGGCAGACGGATTTCTCACTTTTCTCTCCGGGCATCGCGAGGACGTTTCGGGCGTTGCACAGCGACCTATTGTCGGACATCGTCGGGCGGCCGCGGCCCTTCCTGAAATGGAAAGTTCTGGGCTGCAATATCTCCTTTTGGAAAGAAGACTTCTTAAGCATCAACGGATATAACGAGGAGTTCAACGGGTGGGGCCTTGAGGATACAGACCTCGCGGCACGGTTTCATCACCAAGGCCTGTCCGGCAAAAGATTGAAATTTAACGCGATCGCTTACCACATTCACCATCCGCAAAAAGAGAATCCTGACCTCGACCGCAACTGGCAGGTCCTAAGCTGCTGCCTCGAGGAAAAGACGATATGGGCCAAGGCGGGCGTTTCACAGCACCTTGCGGAACTTCCTAATGCCACGGAAAGCCTCAGTTGA